TTTAAATCAATTGCACGCTTATCTACCAGCTATGGACGACTATGAATAAATTTTATTTAGAATTATTTTAAATAGCTATCTTTGCTTAGAGATTGGAACAAGAGAGGGTATATCTCTACTTATGTAAGTTAAACGATTATTCTTATTATCATGAATACAGTAGAACTGTTTGAAAATGAGCGTGCAAGTGGCTATGATCAATTTGTTGAAACCTGGATCCCCAATTACCATTATTTTTTAGATCAGCTGCCTAAGCTCCTTCGCGAAATAGAGCACAAAGACTTATTAGTGGTCGGATGTGGTACAGGAAATGAAATCGAACGTTTTGTCGACACATCGGAATCTTGGAAAATAACAGGCGTTGATCCCTCACCCGAGATGATAAGTCAAGCGAGGGAAAAATTTGAAGCGGATGAGCATGTTAATCTTGTGGAAGGTTTGGTAAGTGATTTGGATGAAGGAAAACAATATGGCGCCGCGACACTTTTGCTAGTATTACACTTTTTAAAAGACGATGGCCAAAAATTGGGTATGTTGCAAGATATTTGCAAAAGAATGATGTCTCAAGCACCATTATTGTTATTAGACATTACGGGCAATAAGGAGCAAATTCAGCAAAACTTGCGGCTGTTGAAACTTCTTCTGCCTAAAGGTATAGATGAAACACAGATCGCTCAAAGATTGCGACGAATCGAACATGAATTGTTGCATGTTTCTGAAGAGCGCTTAGCACAACTCTGCGAAGAAGCTGGATTTGAACCTCCTGTTCGGTTCTTTCAATCCTCAATATACATGGGCTGGATAACCCGTAAAAAAGATATTATTTCCTTTTCATAGCAAAGGGATTAAAGGAAAGCCCCACATTCATATAACATTAAATATCCCCAGTGCTATTAACTTCACTGGGGATATCCTACTATACATTTTCTATCGATCTTACTAATCTTTCTGATAGAAAAAAGATGCTTTGGGGATATCGACCACCGGTGAATCTTTGACGCTATATTGAAGTTTTAGGGTGAATCCTCCACCTGCTTCGATGAAATCTATAGCAATTGGATGGTAGCCGGGTTCTAACGCAATCTGTCCACTTTTCATAATTGGCGCATGCTGTCCATCATTATCGACGACAGGCTGATCGTGTATCCGAAGGACACCACCATCATCACAAGTGAAATAGAAATTATAAATTCCTTTTTCTTTGACATAGAGGTATCCTCTTATTTTAGCACCAAAAGAAGGCATTTTGATCGTATCACTTAGTGCTACATTGCTGATCACTTCGTGGTGTACTTCGGGACCAGCAATAGCAGATGTATTAGCAAAAGTTCCATTGAAAAAAGTTGCTTTAAGTCCTGGTGCCAATGTTGTTTCATCCACGCTCACACTTTTTTTCCAGGTATCATACTTAAAATTAATTTGATAAAGCTCACTTTTTGCACCTGAAGATGAGATTGTTGCAAATCGAATAGGACCTTCTTTTTTTACTGCGAGCGAATCTTTCAGTAAGGGGCTCTGCTGGGTCGGAAGACTACCGTCGGTGGTATAGTGTATTGGATTTTGAGGAAGTTCATTTGCGACCCTTAATATCGATTGTCCATCGACAATTACCTGTGTTTCGGCAAAACCTTCGAGGTCTGGCATGCGATAGCGCAAACCCATTTTGTCCCAGAGTCCAAAGTGGGAAATCACACGATTTCTATAGCTATCGAATAACGGTTTATTGGTCCATACGCGTTCAGATAGCGCACTTAAACGCGGGAGAATCATAAACTCTAATCGCGCGGTGGAGGGGATCATTTCTGTCCAGATATTGGCCTGAGCACCTTGGATCAAATGTGCTTTTTGGCTGGATATATCCGAAGGGACCACACTCATATTATACACAGCGTCGAGGCTGCTACTATTTGGA
The genomic region above belongs to Sphingobacterium zeae and contains:
- a CDS encoding class I SAM-dependent methyltransferase, with translation MNTVELFENERASGYDQFVETWIPNYHYFLDQLPKLLREIEHKDLLVVGCGTGNEIERFVDTSESWKITGVDPSPEMISQAREKFEADEHVNLVEGLVSDLDEGKQYGAATLLLVLHFLKDDGQKLGMLQDICKRMMSQAPLLLLDITGNKEQIQQNLRLLKLLLPKGIDETQIAQRLRRIEHELLHVSEERLAQLCEEAGFEPPVRFFQSSIYMGWITRKKDIISFS